The following proteins are encoded in a genomic region of Triticum dicoccoides isolate Atlit2015 ecotype Zavitan chromosome 1B, WEW_v2.0, whole genome shotgun sequence:
- the LOC119324746 gene encoding tryptamine hydroxycinnamoyltransferase 2-like, translated as MAVTVEITQSMVLEPSRESARGGGKKVPLTVFDRASTDGYIPAVFAWNAPAPTNDALKAGLVAAVARFPHLAGRFAADDHGRKCFHLNDAGVLVLEATADADLADALAHDVSAHINELYPKAEKERANEPIFQAQLTRYACGGLVIGTACHHQVADGQSMSVFYTAWASAVRTDSAVLMSPFVDRSATVVPRSPPTSAYDHRNIEFKGGLSRSHSYGVLPMDRIKNLAVHFPDEFIADLKARVGTRCSTFQCLLAHAWKKITAARDLAPDDFTQVRVAVNCRGRAKLPVPMDFFGNMVLWAFPRMQVRDLLSSSYPTVVASIRDAVALVDDEYIQSFIDFGEAERGVIEDGGEELASTAATPGTMFCPDLEVDSWLGFRFHDLDFGCGPPCAFLPPDLPIEGIMIFVPSCDAKGGVDLFMALDDQHVQAFKQICYSMD; from the exons ATGGCAGTGACGGTGGAAATCACGCAGAGCATGGTGCTCGAGCCCTCACGGGAGTCGGCCCGCGGCGGCGGCAAGAAGGTGCCTCTCACCGTCTTCGACCGCGCCTCCACGGACGGCTACATCCCGGCCGTCTTCGCGTGGAACGCGCCGGCGCCGACCAACGACGCGCTCAAGGCCGGCCTCGTTGCCGCCGTCGCCAGGTTCCCGCACCTCGCCGGGAGGTTCGCTGCCGACGACCACGGCCGGAAGTGCTTCCACCTCAACGACGCCGGGGTGCTTGTTCTCGAGGCCACCGCGGACGCGGACCTTGCCGATGCGCTGGCGCACGACGTGTCCGCGCACATCAACGAGCTCTACCCGAAGGCCGAAAAG GAACGTGCGAATGAGCCCATCTTCCAGGCGCAGCTGACGAGGTACGCGTGCGGCGGTCTGGTGATCGGCACCGCCTGCCATCACCAGGTCGCTGACGGTCAGTCCATGAGCGTCTTCTACACCGCGTGGGCCAGCGCCGTCCGCACTGACTCGGCAGTTCTCATGTCGCCGTTCGTCGATCGCTCGGCCACCGTTGTCCCCCGAAGCCCACCGACGTCGGCGTATGATCACCGGAATATCGAGTTCAAGGGCGGGCTCAGCCGGAGCCACTCCTATGGTGTCCTCCCCATGGACAGGATCAAGAACCTGGCCGTGCACTTCCCCGATGAGTTCATCGCTGACCTCAAGGCCCGTGTGGGCACGCGCTGCAGCACGTTCCAGTGCCTCCTTGCCCACGCGTGGAAGAAGATCACGGCGGCGCGAGATCTGGCGCCGGATGATTTCACGCAGGTGAGGGTCGCCGTCAACTGCCGCGGCCGCGCAAAGCTTCCCGTGCCCATGGACTTCTTCGGGAACATGGTGCTCTGGGCGTTCCCGAGGATGCAGGTTCGGGACCTCCTGTCCAGCAGCTACCCAACGGTGGTCGCCTCCATCCGGGATGCCGTCGCCCTCGTCGACGACGAGTACATTCAGTCGTTTATCGACTTCGGGGAGGCGGAGCGCGGCGTGATTGAAGACGGCGGCGAGGAGCTAGCTTCGACGGCAGCGACGCCAGGGACAATGTTTTGCCCTGACCTGGAGGTTGATAGCTGGCTCGGGTTCCGCTTCCACGACCTCGACTTTGGGTGCGGGCCGCCCTGCGCATTCCTACCGCCGGACCTGCCCATCGAAGGAATAATGATCTTCGTGCCGTCCTGCGACGCCAAGGGCGGTGTCGACCTCTTCATGGCGCTCGATGACCAACACGTCCAGGCTTTCaagcagatctgctactccatggaCTAG